In Methanobrevibacter sp., one DNA window encodes the following:
- a CDS encoding Coenzyme F420 hydrogenase/dehydrogenase, beta subunit C-terminal domain: protein QGLRKAQAYPFTRFVVDKIKLIIGIYCMENFPMASLDTFATAKLGFDSLTDATKMDIGKGKFWLTKDGEDSGLAIKETHGYEQAGCNICMDYVAEWADVSTGSVGSPDGWSTVLTRTDDGESIFKAAVDAGLIETKPMDDVKPGLPLLEKLAKGKKDKNGKERERRAKLGLPLPVEY, encoded by the coding sequence CCCAAGGTTTAAGAAAAGCACAAGCTTATCCATTCACTAGATTTGTCGTTGACAAAATCAAATTAATCATCGGTATCTACTGTATGGAAAACTTCCCTATGGCTTCTCTCGACACCTTTGCAACCGCAAAATTAGGATTTGACTCCTTAACTGATGCTACCAAAATGGATATCGGAAAAGGTAAATTCTGGTTAACCAAAGATGGAGAAGACTCTGGATTAGCTATCAAAGAAACACACGGATACGAACAAGCTGGATGTAACATCTGTATGGATTACGTTGCTGAATGGGCTGACGTATCAACCGGTTCTGTAGGATCCCCTGACGGATGGTCCACTGTTTTAACCAGAACTGACGATGGTGAATCCATATTTAAAGCTGCTGTTGACGCAGGTTTAATTGAAACCAAACCAATGGATGACGTAAAACCAGGTCTTCCTTTACTTGAAAAATTAGCTAAAGGTAAAAAGGACAAAAACGGTAAAGAACGTGAAAGAAGAGCTAAATTAGGATTACCACTTCCTGTGGAATACTAA
- the map gene encoding type II methionyl aminopeptidase, whose translation MIESYIESGKIASKIRSEASKMIKEGTLIIDLVEYVESEILKSGAQIAFPCNVSLNEVAAHYTSPAGDESVIHAGDMVKLDLGAMIDGHIADTAVTVIADGNIDENYTQDEINLHEEIVEASAAGLEAAIATARAGIEVSKIGEAVHEAIAEYKLNPIFNLTGHSLEQNNLHAGISIPNYDNHDHYVLEEGQAIAIEPFATNGEGIVNDAPGHYIFSYMANKPFRMKSTQRVLKYIQHNHAYVPFSGRWITDEFGERKGSIALKQLSDAMAVYPYAPLREKEGCFVSQKEHTVIIEKEGCTVTTI comes from the coding sequence ATGATAGAATCTTATATTGAATCCGGAAAAATTGCTTCAAAAATACGCAGCGAAGCTTCCAAGATGATTAAGGAAGGAACATTGATTATTGATTTGGTGGAATATGTAGAAAGTGAAATTTTAAAATCAGGAGCCCAAATAGCATTTCCTTGCAACGTATCATTAAACGAAGTTGCTGCACACTACACCTCTCCAGCAGGGGATGAAAGCGTAATTCATGCAGGGGACATGGTGAAACTGGATTTAGGCGCAATGATTGACGGACACATTGCAGACACCGCAGTTACTGTAATAGCTGATGGAAATATTGATGAAAACTACACTCAGGATGAAATTAATTTGCATGAGGAGATAGTTGAGGCTTCAGCTGCTGGGCTTGAAGCGGCAATCGCCACAGCAAGGGCAGGAATCGAAGTGTCAAAAATCGGCGAAGCAGTTCATGAAGCAATCGCAGAATACAAATTAAATCCAATATTCAACCTAACAGGACACAGTTTAGAGCAAAATAACCTTCATGCGGGTATCTCAATACCTAACTATGACAATCACGACCATTACGTTTTGGAAGAAGGTCAAGCAATAGCTATTGAACCATTTGCAACCAACGGTGAAGGCATTGTAAACGATGCGCCTGGCCATTATATCTTTTCATATATGGCAAACAAGCCGTTCAGGATGAAATCAACACAAAGGGTTTTGAAGTACATTCAGCACAACCATGCTTATGTTCCATTTTCAGGCAGATGGATAACAGACGAGTTTGGTGAGAGAAAAGGATCAATTGCCCTAAAACAGCTATCCGATGCAATGGCGGTTTACCCGTATGCACCATTGCGTGAAAAAGAGGGTTGCTTTGTAAGTCAAAAAGAGCATACCGTGATAATTGAAAAAGAGGGCTGTACTGTTACAACCATTTAA